A part of Corynebacterium lactis RW2-5 genomic DNA contains:
- a CDS encoding ABC transporter ATP-binding protein, producing the protein MSARAGADKREKLLEIDELTVRIPLRGGDVVHAATDVCLTVHRGEVVAVVGESGCGKSIIASAVVGMLPPHASVEGRVRFYPHGKTESGGSGVDGGAEPIDILARRRMGAGLARTDKELAGRKIALVPQSAATFLTPVRTVGAQLKETISVLGSEHTVEGLMRRVKLDADVVAQYPHELSGGMAQRAAVAFALAGDPELVIADEPTASLDPDLTMTLLGMLREIADSGVGVMLITHDISELRDSGIADWISVMYASRFEETGPAQQVLEAPASAYMRDLLAALPENGMRPMPGVVPSLTNLDEDYCYARRLEEAGR; encoded by the coding sequence ATGAGCGCTCGGGCAGGAGCCGACAAGCGTGAGAAGCTGCTGGAAATTGACGAGCTCACCGTTCGGATTCCACTGCGCGGCGGCGACGTGGTTCACGCCGCGACTGATGTGTGCCTGACGGTGCACAGAGGCGAGGTCGTTGCAGTGGTGGGCGAGTCTGGGTGTGGTAAGTCCATTATCGCCTCGGCGGTGGTTGGCATGCTGCCTCCGCACGCGAGTGTGGAGGGCAGGGTGCGTTTCTATCCCCACGGCAAGACAGAGAGCGGCGGAAGCGGTGTAGACGGGGGTGCTGAGCCTATCGACATTCTTGCTCGGCGGAGGATGGGCGCAGGTTTGGCCCGCACTGACAAGGAGCTGGCGGGGCGGAAGATTGCGCTGGTGCCGCAGTCGGCAGCGACGTTTTTAACGCCCGTGCGCACTGTTGGAGCACAGCTAAAAGAGACTATTTCCGTCCTAGGTAGTGAACACACGGTGGAGGGGCTGATGCGGCGCGTCAAGCTGGACGCGGATGTTGTTGCACAATACCCCCACGAGCTTTCCGGAGGTATGGCGCAGCGCGCCGCAGTGGCATTTGCTCTGGCCGGGGATCCCGAATTGGTGATTGCCGACGAGCCGACAGCCTCTCTAGACCCCGACCTGACGATGACACTGCTGGGTATGCTTCGCGAGATTGCTGACAGTGGGGTGGGAGTCATGCTCATTACGCATGACATTTCTGAGTTGCGCGACAGTGGCATCGCCGATTGGATCTCGGTGATGTACGCCTCGCGTTTCGAAGAGACGGGACCGGCTCAGCAGGTACTGGAGGCCCCTGCCAGCGCATACATGCGTGATCTGCTGGCAGCGTTACCCGAAAATGGCATGCGCCCCATGCCTGGCGTGGTGCCGTCGCTGACGAATTTGGATGAGGACTACTGCTACGCGCGCAGGCTCGAGGAGGCTGGCAGGTG